The following coding sequences are from one Nilaparvata lugens isolate BPH chromosome 6, ASM1435652v1, whole genome shotgun sequence window:
- the LOC120352034 gene encoding ADP-ribosylation factor GTPase-activating protein 1-like, translating to MLTAGSPMCKRSPQSGSGGSGGGGGNGYVDSSSYSYGDSGGGYQNMDSQSFRDERDQFFARRQDENATRPENLPPSQGGKYSGFGYTREAPPKSSSQEFFDTAVSSLASGWSMFSSSAAKIASKASEGAIKVGGIATQKVAEISVTVGDKVKEGKLLDDVSTQVSNLTTKVGELGRRGWQDLSGTNTPAPTPTQGSIPSSPDFLSSEKSSLLIEGNNATQATTQPRKQGWEEDSWKEPTINPKKRTQNASSTSANVDPRNKLEDEAWEMLNN from the exons ATGTTGACTGCAGGAAGTCCGATGTGCAA ACGTAGTCCACAGAGTGGAAGTGGTGGGAGTGGTGGAGGAGGGGGTAATGGCTATGTGGACTCGTCCAGCTATTCGTACGGAGATTCGGGTGGAGGCTATCAGAACATGGATTCGCAGAGCTTCAGAGATGAACGAGACCAATTTTTTGCTAGAAGACAGGATGAAAATGCTACCAGACCAGA AAATTTACCTCCCAGTCAAGGAGGAAAATATTCAGGATTCGGCTACACAAGGGAAGCACCACCCAAAAGCTCTTCGCAAGAATTCTTCGATACAGCCGTTTCTTCCTTAGCATCG GGCTGGTCAATGTTTTCTTCATCAGCTGCTAAAATAGCAAGTAAAGCTTCTGAAGGAGCTATCAAGGTTGGCGGTATTGCAACACAAAAGGTAGCTGAAATTAGTGTTACTGTTGGCGATAAG GTAAAAGAAGGAAAGTTGTTAGATGACGTATCTACCCAAGTATCCAATTTGACTACCAAG GTGGGGGAACTGGGACGTCGAGGCTGGCAGGATTTGTCGGGCACCAACACACCCGCACCCACACCCACACAGGGCTCCATCCCCTCTTCTCCAGATTTCTTGTCGTCGGAGAAGTCGTCATTGCTGATTGAAGGAAACAATGCAACACAAGCCACCACACAGCCCAG GAAACAAGGCTGGGAGGAGGATAGCTGGAAAGAGCCGACCATTAACCCCAAGAAACGCACTCAGAATGCAAGCTCCACGTCCGCCAATGTAGATCCGAGAAATAAACTTGAAGATGAAGCCTGGGAAATGCTCAACAATTAG